A single region of the Corallococcus caeni genome encodes:
- a CDS encoding PspC domain-containing protein, which produces MDVTTRCRACSRELTGEAKRCPHCRARAVPMHRGEGRALLGVCASLARELDVDPALVRVAFVLMFFASGGMSAGLYLLLWAFIPARAYGRAPLQGPLDWVSKVANAPVDDDTPRWEKRV; this is translated from the coding sequence ATGGACGTCACGACACGCTGCAGGGCTTGTTCGAGGGAGCTGACCGGGGAGGCGAAGCGCTGCCCGCACTGCCGTGCGCGGGCGGTGCCGATGCACCGGGGCGAGGGGCGGGCGCTGCTGGGCGTCTGCGCGTCGCTGGCCCGCGAGCTGGACGTGGATCCGGCGCTGGTGCGGGTGGCGTTCGTGCTGATGTTCTTCGCGTCCGGGGGGATGAGCGCCGGGCTGTACCTGCTGCTCTGGGCGTTCATCCCGGCCAGGGCCTACGGCCGGGCCCCGCTGCAGGGGCCGCTGGACTGGGTGTCCAAGGTGGCGAACGCGCCCGTGGACGACGACACGCCCCGCTGGGAGAAGCGCGTCTGA
- the aceA gene encoding isocitrate lyase, whose product MYDATPTTSDASPHAKLHAQRFEGIKRNYTEKDVEKLRGSIRVSYTLAELGARRLWELLHTEDYINALGALTGNQAVQMVRAGLKAIYLSGWQVAADANNAGQMYPDQSLYPADSVPSVVKKINNALRRADQIDHAEGRKDRNWFAPIIADAEAGFGGPLNAYELMKGMIEAGAAGVHFEDQLASEKKCGHMGGKVLVPTSHFVRTLTAARLAADVMGVPTLLVARTDADSAKLLMSDADEYDHAFIDKAAGRTGEGFYRIKGGLECAIARGLAYAPYADLVWCETSTPDLAQAKAFAEGIRKQFPNKMLAYNCSPSFNWKKNLDDSTIAKFQRELGAMGYKFQFVTLAGFHALNFSMYELARQYKDRGMAAYSEMQQSEFGAEKHGYTATRHQREVGTGYFDQVAEVISGGSASTLALHESTEAHQF is encoded by the coding sequence ATGTACGACGCGACGCCGACCACTTCCGATGCCTCCCCTCACGCGAAGCTCCATGCCCAGCGCTTCGAGGGAATCAAGCGCAACTACACCGAGAAGGACGTGGAGAAGCTGCGCGGCTCCATCCGCGTGAGCTACACGCTGGCGGAGCTGGGCGCCCGCCGCCTCTGGGAACTGCTCCACACGGAGGACTACATCAACGCGCTGGGCGCCCTCACCGGCAACCAGGCCGTGCAGATGGTGCGCGCGGGCCTCAAGGCCATCTACCTCTCCGGCTGGCAGGTCGCCGCGGACGCGAACAACGCCGGCCAGATGTACCCGGACCAGAGCCTCTACCCGGCGGACTCCGTCCCCTCCGTGGTGAAGAAGATCAACAACGCCCTGCGCCGCGCGGACCAGATCGACCACGCGGAAGGCCGCAAGGACCGCAACTGGTTCGCGCCCATCATCGCGGACGCGGAGGCCGGCTTCGGCGGTCCGCTCAACGCCTACGAGCTGATGAAGGGCATGATTGAAGCGGGCGCCGCGGGCGTGCACTTCGAGGACCAGCTGGCCAGCGAGAAGAAGTGCGGCCACATGGGCGGCAAGGTGCTGGTGCCCACCAGCCACTTCGTGCGCACGCTGACCGCGGCGCGCCTGGCGGCGGACGTGATGGGCGTGCCCACGCTGCTGGTGGCGCGCACGGACGCGGACAGCGCCAAGCTCCTGATGAGCGACGCGGACGAGTACGACCACGCCTTCATCGACAAGGCGGCGGGCCGCACGGGCGAGGGCTTCTACCGCATCAAGGGCGGCCTGGAGTGCGCCATCGCGCGCGGCCTGGCGTACGCGCCCTACGCGGACCTCGTGTGGTGCGAGACCAGCACCCCGGACCTCGCGCAGGCCAAGGCCTTCGCGGAGGGCATCCGCAAGCAGTTCCCCAACAAGATGCTCGCGTACAACTGCTCGCCGTCCTTCAACTGGAAGAAGAACCTGGACGACAGCACCATCGCGAAGTTCCAGCGCGAGCTGGGCGCCATGGGCTACAAGTTCCAGTTCGTCACCCTGGCGGGCTTCCACGCGCTGAACTTCTCCATGTACGAGCTGGCCCGTCAGTACAAGGACCGCGGCATGGCGGCCTACAGCGAGATGCAGCAGTCGGAGTTCGGCGCGGAGAAGCACGGCTACACCGCCACGCGCCACCAGCGCGAGGTCGGCACCGGCTACTTCGACCAGGTCGCCGAGGTGATTTCCGGCGGCAGCGCCAGCACCCTGGCCCTGCACGAGTCCACCGAGGCCCACCAGTTCTAG
- a CDS encoding TIGR04013 family B12-binding domain/radical SAM domain-containing protein: MPQTPRKVSLVLSYQYPGKYAFTVLAGAVEADPALSDVSLHFPRNREDLLATVRERVDAGDTVVAAWSFYSASFGPSVEELTWVRERLEGRDVLCIAGGVHATAETLQTLQAGFDLVAVGEGEHTLRALLARVLAGEDPRTTHGTAHLKDGKLVQHGHGEGVRLDDFPPFAARHVKFGAIEITRGCIYACRFCQTPFMSKARFRHRTVANIARWARELRRAGRRDLRFITPTSLSYGTPDETVNLAAVEELLAAVTEAMAPDGRIYYGTFPSEVRPEHVTPEALALLKRYVANDNLIIGGQSGSERILQATRRGHDVETVVRAARLAVEGGFVPNVDFILGLPGEEPADVDATLDLMQRLSDLGARVHGHTFMPLPGTPYRDAAPGRLDARTQQRLDFLASQGRLYGHWRAQGVLAEAIAARRQPRAR, encoded by the coding sequence ATGCCGCAGACGCCTCGCAAGGTCTCGCTCGTCCTGAGCTACCAGTACCCCGGCAAGTACGCCTTCACCGTGCTCGCCGGCGCCGTGGAGGCGGACCCCGCGCTCTCGGACGTGTCGCTGCACTTCCCTCGCAACCGCGAGGACCTGCTTGCCACCGTGCGCGAGCGCGTGGACGCGGGCGACACCGTCGTCGCCGCGTGGTCCTTCTACTCCGCCAGCTTCGGCCCCTCCGTGGAGGAGCTGACCTGGGTGCGTGAACGGCTGGAGGGCCGCGACGTGCTCTGCATCGCGGGCGGCGTGCACGCCACCGCGGAGACCCTCCAGACCCTCCAGGCCGGCTTCGACCTCGTCGCGGTGGGCGAGGGCGAACACACCCTGCGCGCCCTGCTGGCCCGCGTCCTCGCGGGCGAGGACCCGCGCACCACGCACGGCACCGCGCACCTCAAGGACGGCAAGCTCGTGCAGCACGGCCACGGCGAGGGCGTGCGCCTGGACGACTTCCCTCCGTTCGCCGCGAGGCACGTGAAGTTCGGCGCCATCGAGATCACCCGCGGCTGCATCTACGCCTGCCGCTTCTGCCAGACGCCCTTCATGTCCAAGGCGCGCTTCCGGCACCGCACCGTCGCCAACATCGCCCGCTGGGCCCGGGAGCTGCGCCGCGCGGGCCGGCGCGACCTGCGCTTCATCACCCCCACGTCCCTGTCCTACGGCACCCCCGACGAGACCGTGAACCTGGCCGCCGTGGAGGAGCTGCTCGCCGCCGTGACGGAGGCCATGGCCCCGGACGGGCGCATCTACTACGGCACCTTCCCCTCGGAGGTGCGCCCGGAGCACGTCACCCCGGAGGCCCTGGCGCTGCTCAAGCGCTACGTGGCCAACGACAACCTCATCATCGGCGGCCAGTCCGGCTCCGAGCGCATCCTCCAGGCCACCCGGCGCGGCCACGACGTGGAGACCGTGGTGCGCGCCGCGCGGCTCGCGGTGGAGGGCGGCTTCGTGCCCAACGTGGACTTCATCCTGGGCCTGCCCGGAGAGGAGCCCGCGGACGTGGACGCCACCCTGGACCTCATGCAGCGGCTGTCCGACCTGGGCGCCCGCGTGCACGGCCACACCTTCATGCCGCTGCCCGGGACACCGTACCGCGACGCGGCCCCGGGCCGCCTGGACGCGCGCACCCAGCAGCGGCTGGACTTCCTCGCGTCCCAGGGCCGCCTGTACGGCCACTGGAGGGCGCAGGGCGTGCTCGCGGAGGCCATCGCCGCCCGCAGACAGCCGCGCGCCCGCTAG
- a CDS encoding type VI immunity family protein — MTPLMTAGVPSVRETLDIEGEWVSLLREGISITFYIQARHEDLAPAIWRALERYRQAIEPRKLVWYWDCFTGYWPRLDAEGEAELRSRMMEPAFASAHVMALSGSATGICFKYEGRGTTAPNFHDTYPENTCCLEFRLPTEFLDERGPEWIRALAIDLGRELPWNSGHAGLSLEVHAWTQSLTPRLQEVTRRHPGFDLVHRLNRLALYLGTKLRPPAWLTFLGPPVLNELGGVEALRSRLHSPSTQVEALSPDRALVSLGPVPEAGDLEAGDTLTAYRELARVLEPWLYTHRGEWGLFTEAEVRQWERRFL, encoded by the coding sequence ATGACTCCTCTGATGACCGCAGGCGTACCCAGCGTCCGCGAGACCCTCGATATCGAAGGGGAGTGGGTGTCCCTTCTGCGCGAAGGGATCAGCATCACCTTCTACATTCAGGCCCGTCATGAAGACCTGGCTCCGGCCATCTGGCGAGCGCTGGAGCGTTACCGCCAGGCCATCGAGCCAAGGAAGCTGGTCTGGTACTGGGACTGTTTCACGGGATACTGGCCGAGGCTGGATGCGGAGGGTGAAGCGGAGCTTCGTTCTCGGATGATGGAGCCGGCCTTTGCCTCGGCCCATGTGATGGCGCTGTCCGGCTCCGCGACGGGCATCTGCTTCAAGTACGAAGGCCGTGGCACCACGGCGCCCAACTTCCACGACACGTACCCGGAGAACACCTGCTGCCTGGAGTTCCGGCTGCCCACCGAGTTCCTGGACGAACGCGGGCCGGAGTGGATCCGCGCGCTGGCCATCGACCTGGGGCGCGAGTTGCCGTGGAACTCGGGGCACGCGGGCCTGTCACTCGAAGTCCATGCCTGGACCCAGTCGCTCACGCCGCGCCTCCAAGAGGTGACCCGGCGTCACCCGGGCTTCGACCTGGTGCACCGGCTGAACAGACTGGCCCTGTACCTGGGCACGAAGCTTCGTCCCCCTGCCTGGCTCACGTTCCTGGGGCCCCCGGTCCTGAACGAACTGGGCGGCGTGGAAGCACTCCGCTCCCGGCTGCATTCCCCATCAACCCAGGTCGAAGCCCTGTCCCCAGACCGTGCGCTGGTGTCCCTGGGCCCTGTCCCCGAAGCAGGCGACCTGGAGGCCGGTGACACACTGACCGCGTACCGCGAGCTGGCCCGCGTGCTGGAGCCGTGGCTCTACACGCACCGGGGGGAATGGGGCCTCTTCACCGAAGCCGAGGTCCGCCAGTGGGAGCGCCGCTTCCTCTGA
- the aceB gene encoding malate synthase A: protein MDASTSQNPPAFGPGVSVEGAWHPDYAEVLTQDAMAFVAKLVRTFGERREALLERRKKVAQAWRKGERPHFLPETADLRKGDWTVAPVPADLQDRRVEITGPVDRKMIINALNSGASVFMADFEDANSPTWDNVVRGQLNLRDAVRKTISFTAENGKHYALNDKHAVLFVRPRGWHLPERHVRIDGKPISGSLFDFGLFFFHNAREQLKRGTGPYFYLPKMQSHLEARLWNDVFHLAQSELDIPRGTIKATVLIETLPAAFEMDEILYELREHSAGLNCGRWDYIFSFIKTLQSDASVVLPDRGQVTMDKGFLNAYSQLLIQTCHRRGAHAMGGMAAFIPIKGDSAANDAVMAKVRADKLREAKNGHDGTWVAHPGLVPVAKEIFDAQMQGANQVANKREDVRVTEADLLQVPSGTRTEEGLRHNIRVGIQYTAAWLGGLGCVPLYNLMEDAATAEISRAQVWQWIHHGATLDDGRKVTQELFRKLLAEEMAQMGREGAPERYGQAHMEKSRALFEQLSTAPVFEDFLTLPAYEALDPQS, encoded by the coding sequence ATGGACGCCAGCACCTCCCAGAATCCCCCGGCCTTCGGCCCCGGCGTGAGCGTGGAAGGGGCCTGGCATCCGGACTACGCGGAGGTGCTGACGCAGGACGCCATGGCCTTCGTGGCGAAGCTGGTCCGCACCTTCGGTGAGCGGCGGGAAGCCCTGCTGGAGCGGCGCAAGAAGGTGGCCCAGGCGTGGCGCAAGGGCGAGCGCCCGCACTTCCTGCCGGAGACGGCGGACCTCCGGAAGGGCGACTGGACGGTGGCCCCGGTGCCCGCGGACCTGCAGGACCGGCGCGTGGAAATCACGGGGCCGGTGGACCGCAAGATGATCATCAACGCGCTCAACTCCGGCGCCAGCGTCTTCATGGCGGACTTCGAGGACGCCAACAGCCCCACCTGGGACAACGTGGTGCGCGGCCAGCTGAACCTGCGCGACGCCGTACGCAAGACCATCTCCTTCACGGCGGAGAACGGGAAGCACTACGCGCTCAACGACAAGCACGCCGTCCTCTTCGTGCGCCCGCGCGGCTGGCACCTGCCGGAGCGCCACGTGCGCATCGACGGCAAGCCCATCTCCGGCTCGCTCTTCGACTTCGGCCTCTTCTTCTTCCACAACGCGCGCGAGCAGCTCAAGCGCGGCACGGGCCCCTACTTCTACCTGCCCAAGATGCAGAGCCACCTGGAGGCCCGGCTGTGGAACGACGTGTTCCACCTGGCCCAGAGCGAGCTGGACATCCCGCGCGGCACCATCAAGGCCACCGTCCTCATCGAGACGCTGCCCGCCGCGTTCGAGATGGACGAAATCCTCTACGAGCTGCGCGAGCACTCGGCCGGCCTCAACTGCGGCCGCTGGGACTACATCTTCAGCTTCATCAAGACGCTCCAGTCCGACGCGTCCGTGGTGCTGCCCGACCGCGGGCAGGTGACCATGGACAAGGGCTTCCTCAACGCCTACTCGCAGCTGCTCATCCAGACCTGTCACCGCCGGGGCGCGCACGCCATGGGCGGCATGGCCGCCTTCATCCCCATCAAGGGCGACTCGGCCGCCAACGACGCGGTGATGGCCAAGGTCCGCGCGGACAAGCTGCGCGAGGCGAAGAACGGCCACGACGGCACCTGGGTCGCGCACCCGGGCCTGGTCCCCGTGGCGAAGGAGATCTTCGACGCGCAGATGCAGGGCGCGAACCAGGTGGCCAACAAGCGCGAGGACGTCCGCGTCACGGAAGCGGACCTGCTCCAGGTGCCCTCCGGCACGCGCACGGAGGAGGGCCTGCGCCACAACATCCGCGTGGGCATCCAGTACACCGCCGCGTGGCTGGGCGGCCTGGGCTGCGTGCCCCTCTACAACCTGATGGAGGACGCGGCCACGGCTGAAATCTCCCGCGCCCAGGTGTGGCAGTGGATCCACCACGGCGCCACGCTGGATGACGGCCGCAAGGTGACCCAGGAGCTGTTCCGCAAGCTGCTCGCGGAGGAGATGGCGCAGATGGGCCGCGAGGGCGCGCCCGAGCGCTACGGCCAGGCGCACATGGAGAAGTCCCGCGCCCTCTTCGAGCAGCTGTCCACCGCGCCCGTCTTCGAGGACTTCCTCACCCTGCCCGCCTACGAGGCCCTCGACCCTCAGTCCTGA
- a CDS encoding polysaccharide lyase, giving the protein MKALHLWLAVCLLPSLAAAEIVWRGDFETGNRSQYSTEQMVSSDRLQVVTSPVAEGKYALKATVKQGDDPINSSGNRNELVYLSNEKVGSEYWYRWKVMFPNDFPSVDAWQLFTQWHHDGCCGSPPVEFFVKGELIRLTLNSSGTVWSTALKRGAWQEFIFHVKWSPDASVGYVELWHNGVQVLKKTKAMTMFSGQNNYLKLGLYRADTISPVGVVYHDGMIQATSREDVFPVVQPDPDPVVDAGTPVDAGTSVDAGTPVDPVVDAGTPVDPVVDAGTPVDPVVDAGTPVDAGTGTSVKPSPLDEGDVDFRGGCSTGGGSMAAFSLLGLLGLARARRRRS; this is encoded by the coding sequence TTGAAAGCACTGCACCTCTGGCTCGCGGTTTGTCTGCTCCCGAGCCTCGCTGCGGCGGAAATCGTCTGGCGGGGCGATTTCGAGACGGGAAACCGCTCCCAGTACAGCACGGAGCAGATGGTGAGCTCGGACCGGCTCCAGGTGGTGACGAGCCCGGTGGCGGAGGGCAAGTACGCGCTCAAGGCCACGGTGAAGCAGGGCGATGACCCCATCAACTCCAGCGGCAACCGAAACGAGCTGGTGTACCTGAGCAACGAGAAGGTGGGGTCGGAGTACTGGTACCGCTGGAAGGTGATGTTCCCGAACGACTTCCCCAGCGTGGACGCGTGGCAGCTCTTCACGCAGTGGCACCACGACGGGTGCTGCGGGTCGCCGCCGGTGGAGTTCTTCGTGAAGGGCGAGCTCATCCGCCTGACGCTGAACAGCAGCGGCACGGTGTGGAGCACGGCGCTCAAGCGCGGCGCGTGGCAGGAGTTCATCTTCCACGTGAAGTGGTCCCCGGACGCGTCCGTGGGTTACGTGGAGCTGTGGCACAACGGCGTTCAGGTGCTGAAGAAGACCAAGGCCATGACGATGTTCTCTGGCCAGAACAACTACCTGAAGCTGGGGCTGTACCGGGCCGACACCATCTCGCCGGTGGGCGTCGTCTACCACGACGGGATGATCCAGGCGACGAGCCGCGAGGACGTGTTCCCGGTGGTGCAGCCGGATCCGGACCCCGTGGTGGACGCGGGCACCCCGGTGGATGCGGGCACGTCCGTGGACGCGGGCACGCCGGTGGATCCGGTGGTGGACGCGGGCACGCCGGTGGACCCCGTGGTGGACGCGGGCACGCCGGTGGATCCAGTGGTGGACGCGGGCACCCCGGTGGACGCGGGCACGGGCACGAGCGTGAAGCCGTCTCCGCTGGACGAGGGCGACGTGGACTTCCGCGGCGGGTGCTCCACGGGCGGTGGTTCGATGGCCGCGTTCTCGCTGCTGGGGCTCCTGGGCCTGGCGCGGGCGCGTCGTCGCCGGAGCTGA